Proteins encoded within one genomic window of Edaphobacter lichenicola:
- a CDS encoding 4-(cytidine 5'-diphospho)-2-C-methyl-D-erythritol kinase, with product MSTRVRSYSKINLGLAIGPVRPDGFHGLTTLYQTLDLHDLVTVKARRASPTRISVTTNHPFVPRDGRNTAWRMVERALVRLGITAEVDINIDKRLPVQGGMGAGSANAAAALLALEKELGEALPGVERLKLAAEIGSDVPLFLLGGAVLGLGRGEQVVPMPDLPRTWCVVAVPAVGVSTPAAFKDWDARLAAESERHAIDNKQVRGSGEGELGEGHGVTRVLGLTSNPQVDRLQELSLAYSSLSARTGVSLTEKTDDSRPGTSGIVRDPNPEKKQGLPGENQVDAMNDLAENTLLALVRTGIGSDGLQNDFEEVVFPQYPSLRITKRQLMGSDLDSSALYAALSGSGSALFGLYRSERDAKAAQLRVQSSGVQALLTETLPRTEYWNRMFAE from the coding sequence ATGTCTACGCGTGTTCGTTCGTATTCGAAGATCAATTTAGGGTTGGCGATCGGGCCGGTGCGTCCGGATGGCTTTCATGGCCTGACGACGCTCTACCAGACGCTGGATCTGCATGATCTAGTCACGGTCAAGGCCAGGCGAGCGTCCCCAACCAGAATCTCGGTGACGACAAACCATCCGTTTGTACCTCGCGATGGGCGAAACACGGCCTGGCGGATGGTGGAACGGGCTCTGGTTCGCTTGGGAATCACCGCAGAGGTCGATATCAATATAGATAAGAGGCTCCCGGTTCAGGGGGGAATGGGAGCCGGCTCAGCCAACGCTGCGGCGGCCCTGTTGGCGCTCGAGAAGGAGCTTGGCGAAGCTCTCCCGGGAGTCGAAAGGCTGAAGCTGGCGGCGGAGATCGGGTCGGATGTGCCTTTGTTTCTGCTCGGTGGGGCGGTTCTGGGGCTGGGACGGGGGGAGCAGGTTGTGCCGATGCCCGACCTGCCGAGGACCTGGTGCGTCGTCGCGGTGCCAGCGGTGGGCGTCTCAACGCCAGCGGCTTTCAAAGACTGGGATGCACGGCTGGCGGCCGAGTCTGAGCGTCATGCCATTGATAATAAGCAAGTTAGAGGATCAGGAGAGGGAGAATTGGGAGAGGGGCACGGCGTGACCCGGGTGCTGGGGTTGACTTCCAACCCCCAAGTTGATAGGCTACAGGAGTTGAGTCTTGCTTACTCATCCCTCTCTGCCCGAACTGGCGTCAGCCTAACGGAAAAGACAGACGATAGTAGGCCCGGCACCTCCGGTATCGTTCGCGATCCTAATCCTGAGAAAAAACAGGGTTTGCCTGGTGAGAATCAGGTTGACGCGATGAACGATCTGGCCGAGAATACCCTTCTCGCGCTTGTCCGCACCGGGATTGGAAGCGATGGTCTTCAAAACGATTTTGAAGAGGTCGTCTTTCCTCAGTATCCCTCCTTGCGAATAACCAAGCGTCAATTGATGGGTAGTGATTTGGATAGTTCCGCTTTGTATGCGGCTCTATCAGGTTCTGGCTCTGCTCTGTTTGGACTTTACCGGTCCGAGCGGGATGCCAAGGCAGCTCAACTGCGCGTCCAGTCCTCTGGGGTCCAGGCCCTCCTGACGGAGACCTTGCCTCGAACCGAGTACTGGAACAGAATGTTCGCGG
- the ggt gene encoding gamma-glutamyltransferase — MPAGTRVFAATVGLALIANSLGAQTIASASEEPVRAKHAMVVTIHHDATDAGLAILQQGGNAIDAAVAVAFTLAVVYPQAGNLGGGGFMLIRTRHGQTHFLDYREKAPAAASRDMYLDDQKNVVPGLSTVGYKASGVPGTVAGLVYAQSHFGKLTLQQDMAPAIHLATDGYVLSAEEAQNLHSKMLARFPTSAHIFQRDGDFYKEGDTFKQPLLAATLTRIAANPDDFYKGEMAKQIASFEQAGGGLITAADLAAYEVKDREPVKGAYHGYKIITAPPPSSGGIVLVEILNILSTYSLPKLGPDRSAPQVHVITEAFRRAYMDRADYLGDPDFTPQPLKEMANPAYAAAWRSSIQPASPTPSQDLVRPAGFMPPPPQLQPVAHESTQTTHFSIIDADGNAVSNTYTLNGTFGSGVTVEGLGFLMNNEMDDFASKMGVPNMYGLIQGPANSIAPGKRPLSAMTPTIVTTKGSLFRRARVAYVLGTPGGSTIITTVANDLLSCVDNGLNIQQAADAPRFHHQYLPDRLDLEKKFSPEVAEQLKAMGYHVNRLAVADEHNPGTWGDSELIAVDPKTHELLGGHDNRRNYGKAAGY, encoded by the coding sequence ATGCCCGCTGGCACCCGTGTCTTTGCAGCTACCGTCGGACTAGCCCTCATTGCAAATTCGCTCGGAGCGCAGACCATCGCTTCAGCCTCCGAAGAGCCGGTTCGCGCGAAGCACGCCATGGTCGTCACGATTCACCACGACGCTACCGACGCCGGCCTCGCCATCCTGCAGCAAGGCGGCAACGCGATCGACGCGGCAGTCGCGGTGGCGTTTACGCTGGCCGTGGTTTATCCGCAGGCTGGCAATCTCGGTGGCGGCGGCTTCATGCTGATCCGCACCAGGCACGGTCAGACCCACTTCCTCGACTATCGCGAAAAGGCTCCTGCTGCTGCCAGCCGTGATATGTATCTGGACGATCAGAAGAACGTCGTTCCCGGCCTCTCCACGGTTGGGTACAAAGCGTCCGGCGTTCCCGGCACCGTCGCAGGACTCGTCTATGCGCAGAGCCACTTCGGCAAGCTGACCCTGCAACAGGACATGGCGCCGGCGATCCACCTGGCCACCGACGGCTACGTGCTCTCTGCCGAGGAGGCGCAGAATCTTCACAGCAAGATGCTCGCTCGCTTCCCGACCTCAGCACACATCTTCCAGCGCGACGGCGACTTCTATAAGGAGGGCGATACGTTCAAGCAGCCTCTGCTGGCCGCGACGCTCACGCGCATCGCGGCGAATCCCGACGACTTCTACAAGGGCGAGATGGCGAAACAGATCGCCTCATTTGAACAGGCCGGCGGTGGTCTTATCACTGCTGCCGATCTCGCGGCTTACGAGGTGAAGGATCGCGAGCCGGTAAAAGGTGCCTACCACGGTTACAAAATTATCACCGCGCCTCCACCCTCGTCCGGCGGCATCGTTCTGGTGGAGATCCTAAACATCCTCTCCACCTACAGCCTACCCAAGCTAGGTCCGGACCGGTCTGCGCCGCAGGTTCACGTCATCACGGAGGCCTTTCGCCGCGCCTACATGGACCGCGCCGACTACCTCGGCGATCCTGACTTTACGCCGCAACCGCTGAAAGAGATGGCGAATCCAGCGTACGCGGCCGCGTGGCGAAGCTCGATTCAACCGGCATCGCCAACGCCGTCCCAGGATCTGGTTCGGCCTGCTGGCTTCATGCCGCCGCCTCCGCAGCTTCAGCCCGTCGCGCACGAGTCCACCCAGACCACACACTTCTCCATCATCGACGCCGATGGCAATGCCGTCTCCAACACGTATACGCTCAACGGCACCTTTGGATCGGGCGTGACGGTGGAGGGTCTCGGCTTTCTGATGAATAACGAGATGGACGACTTCGCCTCCAAGATGGGCGTGCCGAATATGTACGGGCTCATTCAAGGCCCCGCCAACTCCATTGCTCCAGGCAAGCGCCCACTCTCAGCGATGACTCCCACCATCGTCACGACCAAGGGCAGCCTCTTTCGCCGTGCCAGAGTGGCGTATGTTCTGGGCACTCCCGGCGGCTCGACCATCATCACGACCGTGGCAAACGACCTGCTTAGCTGCGTCGATAACGGTTTGAACATTCAGCAGGCTGCCGATGCCCCTCGCTTTCATCATCAGTATCTGCCGGATCGTCTCGACCTTGAAAAGAAGTTCTCTCCCGAGGTCGCTGAACAGCTCAAGGCTATGGGCTACCACGTGAATCGCCTTGCCGTTGCCGATGAACACAACCCCGGCACCTGGGGCGACAGCGAACTCATCGCAGTCGACCCCAAGACTCACGAACTTCTTGGTGGCCACGATAACCGCCGCAACTACGGTAAGGCCGCAGGATATTGA
- a CDS encoding alpha-L-rhamnosidase: MKISRLATFPFASVAQRASSLALAFSLCVSAASAAPVHLRVDQRIDPLGIDSTHPTLLWQSDATTRNWSQSAYRILVASSPNALRDGHADVWDSGKQMSAESVNVAYAGTALTSHQRCYWAVQTWDAQGKEERSSEVAWWEMGLLQPSDWKAQWIRRDNREEAEVLKAISWIWLPEGDSERVPQGTEAEFRYNLHLDKLPSSASLHVLVGGIFTTQVNGTVTGHKDQWGAFDREDIRDQLHVGDNQIVVHIETPRSNESNRTFRAAFAAALKLTDGAGKTRWIESDDAWQARALKPVEDKEWSPAKKLGAFADLNFGVGTDRESRGQNPTVIESSTALLRKQFTPTRKVVSARLYVTALGSYQSYLNGKEVSKFRLTPGFTDYRKRVLYQTYDVTSLLVPGRNTVAAILGAGWHGSPLLWSGSRLFPGPDRLRAQLELTFADGTHQIIATDSSWETAASPIVSSEIYGGEAYDARLEVRGWNTTASPNSVNWSPVVVDDANTAILVTAQPDTPVQPAQTVAPIAVTMVGSGNAQDAVFDMGQNMVGVARLHVHGPRGTTVKLRFAERLNPDGTVYTENLRDADATDSYTLSGHGEEEWMPAFTFHGFRYVQVSGYGGKPSLSALQGQVLNSLPASPSIRFESSSALLNKMSELGLWGQRGNFVSIPTDCPQRDERMGWMGDAGAFWRTGTYNFDIDAFSHKFMLDVTDAQSPDGAFSNISPNLLQGRDGHPGAPGWGDAGVLVPYATWLQYGDATVIEQSWPDMERWMDFILRTNPTYLREKELGANFADWLAPDPHTPSDLVATAYWVIIARQMQTMATALGRSADAEKYATLISRIRDAYQQKYVHSDGSVEGDTQTSYVLTLYTGLAPKELEKPMTDRLVRDIQAHQTHLTTGFLGTPFLLSVLEAQRRSDVAYNLLLTTTYPSWGYMVDKGATTWWERWNGDTGDPSMNSYNHYAFGSVMAWVFRRVGGIDADPANPGFHHVLVSPHVEQGLSYMHTEYDSVYGTIVTDWTKKPDGLLQLNVKIPANTTATVFLPATPTSVAKQDGERITTPYKEGSIAREIGSGSYNFSVDSN, translated from the coding sequence ATGAAAATTTCGCGCCTCGCAACCTTCCCGTTCGCCTCCGTGGCGCAGCGTGCTTCGTCCCTGGCCTTGGCCTTCTCTCTCTGCGTTTCGGCAGCGTCTGCTGCGCCGGTCCATCTTCGTGTGGATCAGCGGATCGATCCGCTCGGCATCGATTCAACACATCCAACACTGTTGTGGCAGAGTGATGCGACCACACGCAACTGGAGCCAATCGGCGTATCGAATCCTTGTTGCCAGCTCGCCGAATGCATTGCGTGATGGGCACGCAGATGTATGGGACAGCGGGAAGCAGATGTCCGCAGAGTCGGTGAATGTGGCCTATGCCGGAACCGCGTTGACGTCTCACCAACGTTGTTACTGGGCGGTTCAGACCTGGGATGCGCAGGGAAAAGAGGAACGATCTTCTGAGGTTGCATGGTGGGAGATGGGTCTGCTGCAACCATCCGACTGGAAGGCCCAGTGGATTCGGCGCGACAACCGTGAAGAGGCAGAGGTGTTGAAGGCAATATCGTGGATCTGGCTGCCGGAGGGAGACTCCGAGCGCGTCCCGCAGGGTACGGAGGCGGAGTTCCGTTACAACCTGCATCTCGACAAACTTCCGAGCTCGGCCAGTCTTCACGTCCTGGTGGGTGGCATCTTCACCACGCAGGTCAACGGCACCGTTACGGGGCATAAGGATCAATGGGGAGCGTTCGATCGTGAAGATATTCGCGACCAGCTTCACGTTGGCGACAATCAGATCGTCGTCCACATCGAGACCCCAAGATCGAATGAATCGAATAGAACCTTTCGCGCTGCCTTCGCTGCTGCTCTAAAGCTCACCGACGGTGCGGGCAAAACGAGGTGGATTGAAAGTGACGACGCGTGGCAGGCTCGAGCCCTCAAGCCAGTGGAAGACAAGGAGTGGTCTCCTGCGAAAAAGCTCGGTGCGTTTGCGGATCTTAACTTCGGCGTCGGCACAGATCGCGAATCACGTGGACAGAATCCCACTGTGATCGAGTCGAGCACCGCGCTACTCCGAAAGCAATTCACGCCGACTCGGAAGGTGGTCTCAGCGCGGCTCTATGTAACAGCACTCGGTAGCTACCAGAGCTATTTGAACGGCAAGGAAGTGAGCAAATTCAGGCTTACACCAGGATTTACGGACTATCGCAAGCGCGTTCTGTACCAGACCTACGATGTCACCTCCCTGCTCGTCCCCGGACGCAACACTGTCGCTGCAATCCTCGGCGCGGGCTGGCACGGCAGTCCACTCTTGTGGTCGGGCTCGCGCTTGTTTCCTGGTCCGGATCGTCTGCGCGCTCAGCTTGAGTTGACCTTCGCCGATGGCACTCATCAGATTATTGCAACGGACTCCAGTTGGGAGACAGCCGCGTCGCCGATTGTCTCTTCGGAGATCTATGGTGGAGAAGCCTACGACGCCCGGCTTGAAGTGCGGGGATGGAATACGACCGCGTCTCCTAACTCCGTAAATTGGTCGCCGGTGGTTGTCGATGATGCGAACACGGCCATCCTTGTTACCGCGCAACCAGACACACCGGTGCAGCCCGCGCAGACAGTCGCGCCTATTGCCGTAACTATGGTCGGCTCCGGCAACGCGCAGGACGCGGTCTTCGACATGGGACAGAATATGGTCGGCGTGGCGCGCCTGCATGTGCACGGGCCGCGGGGAACTACCGTGAAGCTCCGCTTTGCGGAACGGCTCAATCCCGACGGCACGGTCTACACCGAGAACCTGCGCGACGCCGATGCAACCGACTCCTACACCCTCAGCGGTCATGGAGAGGAGGAGTGGATGCCGGCCTTTACCTTTCATGGTTTTCGTTATGTGCAGGTGTCCGGCTATGGTGGTAAGCCTTCCCTGTCGGCGCTGCAGGGTCAGGTGCTCAACAGCCTTCCCGCTTCACCGTCAATTCGTTTTGAAAGCTCCAGCGCACTGCTGAACAAGATGAGTGAGCTTGGACTTTGGGGACAGCGCGGCAACTTCGTCTCGATCCCCACCGACTGTCCGCAGCGTGACGAACGCATGGGATGGATGGGCGATGCCGGTGCATTCTGGCGCACAGGCACGTACAACTTCGACATCGACGCCTTCTCGCACAAGTTCATGCTCGATGTCACCGATGCGCAAAGTCCCGACGGTGCCTTTTCCAACATCTCGCCGAATCTTTTGCAGGGGAGGGACGGCCATCCCGGCGCTCCCGGCTGGGGCGACGCGGGCGTGCTGGTTCCGTACGCAACCTGGCTGCAATATGGAGACGCTACGGTGATCGAGCAAAGCTGGCCGGACATGGAGCGGTGGATGGACTTCATCCTGCGCACGAATCCGACCTACCTTCGCGAGAAGGAGCTTGGAGCGAACTTTGCCGACTGGCTCGCGCCCGATCCGCATACTCCATCTGACCTGGTCGCGACTGCCTACTGGGTCATCATCGCGCGCCAGATGCAGACGATGGCCACAGCACTAGGTCGCTCCGCAGACGCTGAGAAGTACGCGACGCTGATCTCTCGCATACGGGATGCGTATCAGCAGAAGTATGTGCACTCCGACGGCTCAGTCGAAGGCGACACCCAGACATCGTATGTGTTGACGCTCTACACAGGGCTCGCTCCAAAGGAGCTTGAGAAGCCGATGACCGACCGCCTGGTGCGCGACATTCAGGCCCACCAGACTCACCTGACGACGGGTTTCCTCGGCACACCGTTCCTGCTCTCCGTGCTGGAGGCGCAACGCCGCTCCGACGTAGCGTACAACCTGCTCCTAACTACGACCTATCCCTCGTGGGGATACATGGTCGACAAGGGCGCGACGACGTGGTGGGAGCGCTGGAATGGAGACACGGGCGACCCATCCATGAACTCCTATAACCACTATGCGTTTGGCTCCGTCATGGCATGGGTCTTTCGGCGCGTGGGTGGTATCGACGCAGATCCCGCGAACCCGGGCTTCCATCACGTTCTCGTCAGCCCTCACGTGGAGCAGGGTCTGTCGTACATGCACACCGAGTACGACTCTGTGTATGGAACGATTGTGACGGACTGGACGAAGAAGCCGGACGGCCTGCTTCAGTTGAACGTCAAGATACCCGCGAACACCACGGCCACTGTCTTTCTCCCGGCTACACCGACGAGCGTCGCAAAGCAGGACGGAGAACGCATCACGACTCCTTATAAAGAAGGATCGATAGCCCGCGAGATTGGCTCAGGGAGTTACAACTTTTCGGTTGATAGCAACTAA
- a CDS encoding beta-L-arabinofuranosidase domain-containing protein: MAVTRRKFLLNSTYGSAGFAVIGAMKPIALLSQTSEKEMAPYLTGIRMAATPATNYRAYRSKVVATPDVTTWVQVDLKKSVPISAIQLFPASERMYPGRDQYYGGEGFPLRFRLEASDDANFGKVETIADFTQSDFPDLKDNITQYVAHDVHGRYVRLTATRLRVVKASPTDSTPLGKEPQDSPDYTLMVAKMAVISGGHDVAVGCKVTADEKYGNSELLAQLTRSPRQDGEGVRVDNPHAVTDAATWRPAKYKAEAPKTGVTLDGGVFQEAMQNNIQYLLNSYTTDDLLRQFYERTGKIKNFKPTGSQVFWEEDLAGSNAGRFLMGAGNTIRWIDDPELRRRVNVVVDGIEECRQPNGYIMAYPEDTIFYSERAAYTRAWLTHGLLEAAYGGNPKALPMLRGYYDWFNQQSFLPDMLRGAIQGGQGMVANTRMCTSPMGKPADAQVIQRYYQEDGWLEGLAKEEKEQVWQYPYDRPHCYLLTNLEAYLDMYLATGDVRYRDAVLGAWELYRAHWQQAGGSISIIEFEKDPPNSNYLHQKLGELCGSSFWVFLSQRFQLLNPDEERYATEIEKSIYNVGMANPDGGVGLRYHTVMEGKKEKSTHENTCCEGQGTRLLGTLPEHIYSIAPDGIYVNLYEPSTIRWQQAGQPMELKLKTRFPYDTHVSAAVKVSAPTQANLRIRVPSWAAKEMAVSVNGKVAGSGKPGTYLAVNRQWSDGDVIEFVLPAEIRVRRYNGDDQITGKKRYSVEYGPILLAAVGSTAANLTVDKGHEAEHLANHLEPVDGSPLHFTVRGNDGQKFVPYWKISEEEFTCYPQVTAMA; encoded by the coding sequence ATGGCGGTAACACGACGTAAGTTTCTGTTGAACTCAACCTATGGCAGCGCAGGGTTTGCCGTCATAGGAGCGATGAAGCCAATCGCTCTGCTTTCGCAGACGAGCGAGAAGGAGATGGCGCCTTACCTGACTGGAATCAGAATGGCCGCGACGCCGGCAACTAACTATCGCGCTTATCGCTCGAAGGTGGTTGCGACGCCTGATGTAACGACCTGGGTTCAGGTGGATCTGAAAAAAAGTGTTCCAATCTCTGCGATCCAGTTATTTCCTGCTTCAGAGCGGATGTATCCGGGCCGCGACCAGTACTACGGGGGCGAAGGATTTCCTCTGCGATTCCGGCTGGAAGCCTCTGACGATGCGAACTTCGGCAAAGTTGAGACCATTGCGGACTTCACGCAGTCCGACTTTCCGGATCTGAAAGACAACATCACGCAGTATGTGGCGCACGATGTTCATGGCCGCTATGTGCGGTTGACGGCGACGCGGCTTCGGGTGGTCAAGGCGTCTCCTACAGATAGCACGCCGCTCGGCAAAGAGCCGCAGGACAGCCCCGACTACACGCTAATGGTTGCGAAGATGGCCGTCATCTCCGGCGGCCACGACGTTGCCGTGGGCTGCAAAGTGACTGCGGATGAGAAGTATGGAAACAGTGAACTTCTGGCGCAACTGACGCGGTCGCCTCGGCAGGATGGCGAGGGAGTTCGTGTCGACAATCCTCACGCCGTGACAGATGCGGCAACCTGGAGGCCGGCGAAGTACAAAGCCGAAGCGCCGAAGACAGGAGTGACTCTGGATGGCGGTGTCTTTCAGGAGGCGATGCAAAACAACATTCAATATCTGCTGAACTCGTACACGACGGACGATCTTCTGCGTCAGTTCTATGAGCGAACAGGCAAGATCAAGAACTTCAAGCCGACCGGCTCGCAGGTCTTCTGGGAGGAGGATCTTGCTGGCTCGAACGCTGGCCGTTTCCTGATGGGTGCGGGCAACACGATCCGCTGGATCGACGATCCCGAGTTGCGCCGCCGAGTCAATGTTGTGGTCGATGGCATTGAAGAGTGTCGTCAGCCGAACGGATACATCATGGCGTATCCCGAAGACACGATCTTTTACTCAGAGCGCGCCGCCTACACTCGCGCGTGGCTTACACATGGATTGCTCGAAGCAGCCTATGGCGGCAACCCGAAGGCTCTGCCGATGCTGCGCGGATACTACGACTGGTTCAATCAACAATCATTCCTTCCGGACATGCTGCGTGGTGCGATTCAAGGCGGGCAGGGCATGGTCGCGAATACACGTATGTGCACCAGCCCAATGGGAAAGCCGGCGGATGCGCAGGTGATCCAACGCTACTACCAGGAAGATGGCTGGCTGGAGGGGTTGGCGAAGGAGGAGAAGGAGCAGGTGTGGCAGTACCCCTACGACCGCCCGCACTGCTATCTGTTGACCAATCTTGAAGCGTATCTGGATATGTATCTCGCTACCGGAGACGTGCGGTATCGTGACGCTGTTCTTGGAGCATGGGAGCTCTATCGCGCACATTGGCAGCAGGCCGGCGGAAGCATCTCGATCATCGAGTTCGAGAAGGATCCACCGAACAGCAACTATCTCCATCAAAAGTTGGGAGAGCTCTGCGGCAGCAGCTTCTGGGTCTTCCTGAGCCAGCGCTTTCAACTGCTCAATCCTGATGAGGAGCGTTATGCCACCGAGATCGAGAAGTCGATCTACAACGTTGGCATGGCGAACCCGGACGGCGGCGTCGGACTGCGTTATCACACTGTCATGGAAGGCAAGAAAGAGAAGTCGACACACGAGAACACGTGCTGCGAAGGACAGGGGACCAGGCTGCTTGGGACTCTGCCGGAGCACATCTACTCCATCGCGCCCGATGGAATCTACGTTAACCTCTACGAGCCTTCTACGATTCGCTGGCAGCAGGCAGGTCAGCCGATGGAGTTGAAGCTGAAGACTCGTTTCCCCTACGACACGCACGTGAGCGCTGCGGTGAAGGTCTCGGCGCCGACACAAGCCAATCTTCGGATTCGAGTTCCTTCCTGGGCGGCGAAGGAGATGGCGGTTTCGGTGAACGGTAAGGTTGCGGGCTCCGGTAAGCCGGGCACTTACCTTGCAGTCAACCGTCAGTGGAGCGATGGGGATGTCATCGAGTTCGTGCTTCCCGCAGAGATACGAGTACGCCGCTATAACGGGGACGACCAGATTACGGGCAAGAAGAGGTACTCCGTGGAGTACGGCCCAATTCTGCTGGCTGCCGTGGGATCTACGGCCGCGAATCTTACTGTGGACAAGGGCCACGAAGCCGAGCATCTCGCCAATCATCTGGAGCCAGTTGATGGTTCCCCGCTGCACTTCACCGTTCGAGGCAACGACGGCCAGAAGTTTGTGCCGTACTGGAAGATCTCGGAAGAGGAGTTCACTTGCTACCCGCAGGTAACCGCGATGGCTTGA